The Vigna unguiculata cultivar IT97K-499-35 chromosome 11, ASM411807v1, whole genome shotgun sequence genomic sequence TATATATCATAACATTCATATAGCATAACATATCgaatttttaaaacaatcatAAAGCTTAGATACTTTGATTGTTCATATAAAATCAGAAAAGAACAATACGTAACTATACCTTTGTATCTTCCCATAGTTGCTCGATATTGCTATAAGTCAGGGACAATGAAACAAGCTTGTATGGTACAAAACGAGATGGCAAAGACTTAAAAGGATATCCAATCCAACATAGATATCCTAATTCACTAGGAAGATAGTCCAGGATTCCGGAAAAATATGCACCATTGATCTTGAGCAACTTAAGATGACTCACGTTTGAAAACGCATCTGCGTTCAAGGTTGTTTTACGGTATTCAAACTTATTACAAACTACGGCTTCCAGATTTTCTGCGGGCTACAACATTGAAAAGTGGAAAGAAAACGTTAGAGCATTCATAAGTGTTTGCATACATTTATAAGTATTTGATGAGAGGGTGAAGAACTTGTTATATTTGGGGCTAATTGTTTACTTTCATATTCCTCGTTTTCAAATGTTGAACTTTGCTTCAAAAtagttgatgaaattattttctccTCCCACCTTTTATTTCCACCAATTCTAAGAAGTCTTCTCATTAAATTTGACATCTTAATTGATTATCACCTCCTTCATCTTTAAACTGTAAACTCTACATATCCAATTTGACACTAAACTATTACAAATAAAGATATATCATCCACTGTTCAAGCTTTGTTCTCTCTTTAGTTTGGAAACTTGAGCATAAAAACACAcccaaaaattttaagatgatTCACAAAAGGGTTTTTCTGCTCTAAACTTCAAATGGTATCATGTTCCAAACAAACTTTGTTTTGCATCTATTCAGCATGCAAATTGTTGTATTAAAATCCTTCAGGGGAAAAAACTCTTTAGGCGTTTCTTTctcaaacaacacaaacttaTGTCACCGTTTTATCTTGCCACCAAGTTGAGTTTTCTTTCAATTCTCAATTCTCCACTCTCGATTCTCAATTCGAAAAGTATACTCGTAATTCAAAAGTTGTCCAATGTTGAACATATTTTCATCTAGTTTTTCTACTTAAAGAGTGTCATGAATTACCTTATCTCATTGCTTTTTTGTAACTCCAATGTTGTCTTTGTCTTCTTCCCTTTACATTCCATTGCCTAATTTAACTTGTGAGGCAAATGAGGATTTCATGTTAACAAAAGCTTTTGTATCTCTGGTCATGTGACTATTGCACTCTTGTTCAAATATCATATGTTTTTATGCTCTCGTGTAGTCTTTTAACAACCTAAGAACAAATTTCCTTCACCGTATTCTgctttaacaaataaattatgttattgatTGTGAAAGTGACAATCCTTTTTTAACAAGCAAAAACGCTTTGCAATTATTACATTATGACTTTATTCAAGCATTCGATCTAGGTGGGTTTTCCTCCACCTCTAAAGAACTCATCAATATTTGTTGATTCGACTTTTTGAGATTACTCCATAAGtttaaattgaaaacataaCACAACTATTTGGTCGTAGGATCTAATTTACTTCATCAACCTTTGAACAAACATTTAGTTTCTTCTATAACATCGACCatatatagttaaaattattcaGTCAAATTAGTAGTAATTAGTAAAtcttttaccaacaattctTCAATAATTGATTGTATCTCCATGGGAGGACTTCATTCAATCACTAATTCAGAAATCTATTGGAATATTCACTCAAACATTccttttctttcacttttctcattttcaaaatcTCTCTCAAGAGATTGAAGTTTGATTGTTCACACCCTTTGAATCTCCTTCAAACTCTTGTTGAAAAGTATCTCGTGCTTCCTTGATTTTTTTGGCCTCATGATCTTTTGAAATTTGTCTAGTGAGATATTCATACCTCATTTAGTTTATTGTTGTTGCAAAGATCTATAACTCTAATAACACTTTGCTGGCACAATAAAATTGTTGCCTATATAAAAACTTAGAACAAAAGGAAGATAATTTgggtttttaatttatgtttttcttatagTCTCGAGTGCATTCACAAACATTTTAAAGATtgatgtaaggcccacttttatTGAGTGCCCTAATGTTAAGGGCTGCCACACTGTTGGGCCTAAacggctggcccatagggtgccaaggcccctaaagcagctAAGGTCCTTCAATTGCAAGTCATTCTGAAAAAATCAGTACCCTAACTCACCCATTTTCTCTCCACAGAACCTCTGTTAGGGTTTGGAGATCTAGCCAAGTTCAAGTGAGCTCAAACTCCGTCTCCCGTAAGTTAGTTCTCGAACCTAGCCTTTTTAAGTTGTTTTCGTGGTTTATGTTGGGACTCACTGTGTGAATCCAATCTCCTTTGTTGTGCCACTGTTTCAGTTCATATATCTGTCCTTGGAGCTACCGGTTTCGCTGGCTTAAGAGTCGAAGTCCAATATTAacccttttccaggtaaggaagctagggtttcacgttatttctattttatacgATTAATGtttgtgaaatatgagaaaagattgggggaaaacgttagttttttgtatatttctgagttaggggttcaaatatttatgaaactgtgatatttgacgttatttctCGTATTTTGATAAGTCGCACAGTCGCTGGGCGAGTGCCCTGGGTCGTTGGGCGACTGCGTATTTTTCTAATATGcacagttttagtaaaattgactttttcgagtcattaaccgttggattgagctcaaattttgacatgtggttcataacatgctattttatggtttgatcGGTTGGATCATCTATTAGATGTttgtagcttgagaaatgtgtcacgcattactgcaatgattttggttttgtgataataaattttcttgggaattttggtgtaagaattatggttgtgggttgtgcttgattgtatggaattgcaagtacttaaatgttggcactcatttatttgggatgaatactattttgtgatatatgtatgtcttggtatgcatttataaagtatgagatgaatgaatttgcatgagtAATGTGATTCATAGATTGTGAATGATGAtcttggataaatcttggcatgcgatttcaatgaaatgattggttatatatgtggtcatgaattcggtatgaacaataatgttacattgatggcatggtattggtatgaggtgagttctatatccccgaattgggaagaatgggatggtatgaaatcaacatggaatatgaatcaGGATGGTTACAAAGGATGGCGTGAGGTGTTAAATGCATCATCAATATTACTTGTTTGtttggaatgtgattggtatgttGTCAGTATGTAAATCCacgagtctctaggtgagacttcctgGTGGTGCTTTAGTcgtcgggacgtaatttcatggcccctgttagtcgaagtccatggtggtgtcccatctatataatttggtaaggattcaaggtaaggttagatcctgacactctaaggagtcagttagtctcacttagaacggattgactcttgtggtgagacaagagacctgaaactcattaagggctaaccttgtgtgtggggattgaaacattgtaacacttgtagggtaatccaccacaagtgcaagcatccgctgaatccgaccagattatatgtatccggatgagtcgagtcgagtcttagtgtattgattggaaggtcataacatgcttggatgatgtatgtatatcggactgtgaaagtatatttgattgtATGATAAAATCTTTTCGGCTCTAGcgtaccctttgcttgtttgattgctttgtatgttgctcttttacctttgcgatgatcatcaatttattgatgggagcaaatgcgagaggtactcatggtcaacagggaagagatgattccgctgcatagtctacttggATTAGACTTCATGTTCTTCTTGGGTTTTTCTTAGGAGTTATGCTTATGTTCCAAGACCGCGTTACTATACTATCCTGTGTGACGTTCCCTTTCAATATGGGACGTTACAATTGACGAGTTTGTGTTTTAATAGTcagaaaatataaagacttatcGATGCCTCCAAATACTGcttaaaaaatcttcattaatCATTTGAcaactattaaattaaaattttgacagAAGAGAATTCAACTGTTACTCTGGTACACCAAGAGACTATCTATCATCAAGTTGACCAAACTTGATGTAATAACCTAAATGACCAATTTGGTTAAATATAGAAACCTTaaggaaccaaaaataaaactaGTAAAACTTAAAAGGAACACACTGAAACTTACTGTTAAACAAGATAGCAcaattctatattttatatcCCAGATAAATGtgaacataataaaattttgtaattgaaAACTATTGTACCATGTTATTTGACAATATTTTTTGGAGATCCTTGCTGCTCCACACTCTGCTCCAGTTTCTTGGCTCTTTAGGTGATATTTCACGAACAATGGACCGGCCCAAGTCTATCAACAGGCGATGCATTATAAGTCTCCCATCCTTGACGATCAAGAGTGATTTATTTATGAGAACTTTCAAGCCATAGTCGGGATAAAATCCACGAAACTTTAGAATTTCTACTGCATTTTCCACTTCATAATTATGGAGAAAGCAAGAAATGTCTAGAAATATTTCCTTGTTTGTAGAATCCAACGCTTCAAAACTTATTCTCAGCACATCCATaatctttttacttttattttctcttagcATAGCTAATGCACTTCTCCATTGTGATACACTTAGACCAAATAATGTTGAACCCAATATTTCAAGTGCTAAAGGATGACCTTGAACATGCCATAGTACCTCATTTGTCATCTTTTCATAATCACTCATAATAATATTAGCTTTGAAAGCatgtctacaaaataattgAACGGCCTCTTCTTTCTCTAGTGGTTGAACTTGGTGAACCTCATCTACTCCATGTATCCTCAATATTTGTTCATCCCTAGAAATTATGATGATTATGCTCCCTCTACCAAGACAATCACGTAACATAGTGTCTCGATTCCCAGTAAATATCTTTAGCTGTTCAACTTCATCAACATTATCGAGAACTATAAGTGTTTTTTTACGTTGTAGCATTTTCCATATCAAATAAGTTCCTTCAGAAACATTGCAAATctcttcatatttttcatttagaGAACAAGAAAGCAATTGCTTTTGTACACCTAATGTACTAGAATCTCCATATATCTGGTTCACATCATCAATATAACAAGTAAAATCATATTGATGACAGATTCTTTCGTATAAAGCACGAACAAGAGTAGTCTTTCCTACTCCACCCATTCCACTGATTCCAAAAACTCTAACATCATTACTTGACCCCATATATAACAGTTTTTCCAATTCCTCGACACGAAATTGCATCCCAACTAGATTATCATTTGGAAGACTAGAAAATTTATGACCCAATACATCTGTCACCTTTTGAACAATTTCTTCAATCACTGCATATTGTGGCCTGccattttaatgaaaataaggAATGTCAAGTCATCACCCAAAAGAACCAAATAGGTAAATTATGTTACTTCTTCAAGACATTAAACCTCTCTCAAGTGTATTAGGATAACAAATTGAAGAAAACCACGAGCAAGAGATTTTTGAGAAGATATATGTATAGATATATGGTAGGACTACCTAAGTGTTAGAGACATATACGAAGTAAATTTAGATTTATGATTAAATGAGAGAAGATAGCTTACCTATTTCTAATGTCCCAGCCACTGAGATTGGCAACTTGTGTGAGAGCTTCTCTCCATCTCTGCACTTCCTCCATCCCTTCATTATCTTCTCTAAATCTTTCTTCGAATTCGACAAAGGGTTTCTCGTAATAGCCACTCTGTTTTCGCACATCTGACGGATCCACATCATAAAAAATAGGTAGAACATGTCTTCCCGGTGTTTCAACCAAATAGCAAATGTGTGCAAGTTCACGCAAGCACCAAGTGGAGGAAGCATAGTTCTTAGAGAAGACCACGATGAAAATGCGAGACCCTTCAATGGCTTGTTGCAGTTCCGGTGCTATGGATTCACCTTTCCTGAGATCTGCATCGTCTTTGAAGGCATGGAAGCCTTTTCTACGAAGAACTTGGAAGAGAAAATCAGTGAAGTTGTTTCGAGTGTCTTCACCTCGGAAACTCACAAACACATCATATATTCTTGTGACTTGAGATGATGAAGAAGAGCTGCATTGCATGATGGCTTTAGAAGGCATTGCAAATGACAAAAATGGAAGCAAACTTGGTGACTGAACAGTTAAGATACGAAGTATGGACAAACAATTGAAGAAATATACATTGACAAGAGTCTTGTGGGCGTTGAGTTGGTCTTTTCTTGGAAATTTCTCCCACTTTGTTCCTCGTAATTGCGTTCATCAATTTTTAATTCCCATCCATGACTTCTGTTGGGTGTTTCTCCTCCGAACCAACCTCAAGCATTTTTAAAATGGAAAACGAATTGTTgacaaaagtttattttaacaaattttgacaaattattACATgacttttgttttctctttaattttttatttcaaaaattatttggatcatttgtataaaatttaaagaaaataattttttaacaactaaaatttgacaattttattttacaacttGATCTGTTAtggtt encodes the following:
- the LOC114169797 gene encoding TMV resistance protein N-like isoform X1 encodes the protein MPSKAIMQCSSSSSSQVTRIYDVFVSFRGEDTRNNFTDFLFQVLRRKGFHAFKDDADLRKGESIAPELQQAIEGSRIFIVVFSKNYASSTWCLRELAHICYLVETPGRHVLPIFYDVDPSDVRKQSGYYEKPFVEFEERFREDNEGMEEVQRWREALTQVANLSGWDIRNRPQYAVIEEIVQKVTDVLGHKFSSLPNDNLVGMQFRVEELEKLLYMGSSNDVRVFGISGMGGVGKTTLVRALYERICHQYDFTCYIDDVNQIYGDSSTLGVQKQLLSCSLNEKYEEICNVSEGTYLIWKMLQRKKTLIVLDNVDEVEQLKIFTGNRDTMLRDCLGRGSIIIIISRDEQILRIHGVDEVHQVQPLEKEEAVQLFCRHAFKANIIMSDYEKMTNEVLWHVQGHPLALEILGSTLFGLSVSQWRSALAMLRENKSKKIMDVLRISFEALDSTNKEIFLDISCFLHNYEVENAVEILKFRGFYPDYGLKVLINKSLLIVKDGRLIMHRLLIDLGRSIVREISPKEPRNWSRVWSSKDLQKILSNNMPAENLEAVVCNKFEYRKTTLNADAFSNVSHLKLLKINGAYFSGILDYLPSELGYLCWIGYPFKSLPSRFVPYKLVSLSLTYSNIEQLWEDTKPLHNLKRLDLSFSEDLIKMPDLGEAINLEWLSLRSCTKIKEIHPSIGLRRKLSYVTLEGCENLIKLPHFEETQNLEILDLESCIKLEKIHPSIGHIRKLKFLNLKDCESLTMLPHFREDLNLEILNLQGCMKLRQINPSIHHLKKLTILNMEGCKRLVSLPYTILCLNSLSYLNLSACSNLCYIQFLEEARDEGHLKRPCIGEASVRSSIMKRWFKWPLHLLHSRRHKDSASHFLPSPYFSCMRELDLSFCALLEIPDVVGSFHRLERLNLSGNSFSKLPSLKELSKLYHLVLRHCEQLIYLPELPSHTYLPSVIYKRPWPTTETPVWTDGPQKQPGHYIKSGLEVLNCPKLVEIERERCTRMTVSWMIQILQAQRRVDPLSMPMNPMFSSVIPGSEIPSFFNHQEDSGISCIDASRYGHNYVAALLCVVFGAQCRRGIVSPMCPSKARGIYNGSKIQMVLHDDLAIMDEFSDCMWIAFFNEHEFNRCQYSWFYDKILAIIGNDFDINVKKWGYRLIYDLDLELSTLAMMHGGNSSALKNELLAIEENK